One Oryza brachyantha chromosome 3, ObraRS2, whole genome shotgun sequence DNA segment encodes these proteins:
- the LOC102709725 gene encoding pentatricopeptide repeat-containing protein At2g27610-like, which yields MAALPPTPRTRLLPAALCHVPLRRHRVCVGLCSAAPADDGCAEPPDVVLECKRLDRLVKSGRLADALDLFDRMPRKNVVAWTSVMSGCTRNGRPEEALAMFADMVESGVAPNDFACNAALVACADLGALRAGEQVHSLAVRAGFAGDAWIGGCLIEMYSRCGSLPAAKDVFDRMESPDVVGYTSLISAYCRNGEFEPMAEALGQMMRQGLKPNEHTTTTILAACPRVLGEQIHGYLIKTMGLQSQSVYSSTALIDFYSRNGEFGLAKSVFESLHCKNVVSWCSMMQLHIRDGKLEEALQVFVDMISEGVDPNEFALSIALGACGFIGLGRQLHCSAIKHNLITDIRVANALLSMYGRTGLVQELETVLNKIENPDHVSWTTAISANFQNGFGDKAIALLCQMHSEGFTPNDYAFSSVLSSCADLASLDQGMQLHCLALKLGCDSKICTGNALINMYSKCGQIGSARLAFDVMQIHDVTSWNSLIHGYAQHGDANQALEAFSKMCSNGDRPDESTFLGVLMGYNHSGMVKQGELFFRLMIDRYSFAPTPSHYACMIDMLGRNGRFHEALLMINGMPFEPDALTWKTLLASCKLHRNLDMGKLAADKLMELSGTDSASYVLMSSIHAMHGEWEDAGKVRRRMDETGVKKDAGCSWIEIKNEVHSFAARDMSHPDSASIYQMLGELVSVMLMQNSAHENFDELESFDVHMPI from the coding sequence ATGGCCGCGCTCCCGCCCACGCCTCGGACTCGTCTCCTCCCGGCGGCGCTGTGCCACGTGccgctgcgccgccaccgtgtATGCGTCGGGTTatgctcggcggcgccggcggatgATGGCTGCGCCGAGCCGCCGGATGTCGTTCTCGAGTGCAAGCGGCTGGACAGGCTCGTCAAGTCCGGGAGGCTGGCGGATGCGCTCGACCTGTTCGACCGAATGCCGCGGAAGAACGTCGTCGCGTGGACCTCGGTCATGTCCGGGTGCACGCGCAACGGGCGCCCAGAGGAGGCCCTAGCGATGTTCGCCGACATGGTGGAGTCCGGAGTCGCGCCGAACGACTTCGCGTGCAACGCGGCGCTGGTGGCGTGCGCCGACCTGGGCGCGCTCCGGGCCGGGGAGCAGGTGCATTCGCTCGCCGTCCGGGCGGGGTTCGCCGGCGATGCTTGGATTGGGGGCTGCTTGATCGAAATGTACTCGCGGTGCGGCTCCTTGCCGGCGGCCAAGGACGTGTTCGACCGGATGGAGTCGCCGGACGTGGTTGGGTACACTTCGCTCATCTCGGCATACTGCCGGAACGGCGAGTTTGAGCCAATGGCGGAGGCGTTGGGCCAGATGATGAGGCAGGGATTGAAGCCAAATGAGCACACGACGACGACCATTTTGGCGGCATGCCCCCGGGTTCTTGGTGAGCAGATACACGGGTACTTGATCAAGACAATGGGCTTGCAATCACAGAGCGTCTACTCATCGACCGCCCTGATCGATTTCTATTCAAGAAACGGTGAGTTTGGCCTTGCAAAGTCAGTCTTTGAGAGTCTCCACTGCAAGAACGTGGTGTCATGGTGCTCCATGATGCAGCTACACATCAGAGATGGAAAGCTGGAAGAGGCATTGCAAGTGTTCGTTGATATGATTTCAGAAGGTGTTGATCCTAACGAGTTTGCACTATCAATTGCTCTTGGGGCTTGCGGATTCATCGGTTTGGGGCGTCAACTGCACTGCTCGGCGATCAAGCACAATTTAATTACAGATATCCGAGTGGCAAATGCTCTACTGTCAATGTATGGTAGAACTGGTCTAGTCCAAGAACTGGAGACTGTGCTCAACAAGATTGAAAATCCTGATCATGTAAGCTGGACCACTGCTATTTCTGCAAACTTCCAGAACGGTTTTGGTGACAAGGCCATAGCATTGCTCTGTCAGATGCACTCGGAGGGATTCACACCAAATGACTACGCCTTCTCCAGCGTGCTGAGTTCTTGCGCTGACTTGGCATCTCTGGATCAAGGAATGCAGCTCCATTGCCTGGCTCTGAAACTGGGGTGTGACTCCAAAATATGCACCGGGAATGCGCTTATCAACATGTACTCCAAGTGTGGTCAGATTGGCTCTGCAAGGCTTGCATTTGATGTCATGCAGATTCACGATGTTACATCTTGGAACTCACTGATTCATGGCTATGCGCAGCATGGTGATGCAAACCAGGCACTGGAGGCATTCAGCAAGATGTGTTCCAATGGTGACAGACCAGACGAGTCAACATTTTTGGGAGTCTTGATGGGTTACAATCACTCAGGTATGGTAAAGCAAGGGGAGCTGTTCTTCAGACTGATGATCGACCGGTACAGCTTCGCGCCAACGCCTTCTCACTACGCCTGCATGATCGACATGCTGGGCCGAAATGGAAGGTTCCATGAGGCTCTACTCATGATCAATGGCATGCCCTTCGAGCCTGATGCCCTGACATGGAAGACGCTACTGGCATCGTGCAAGCTGCACAGGAATCTGGACATGGGGAAGCTTGCAGCAGACAAGCTGATGGAGCTTTCAGGCACAGACTCTGCGAGCTACGTGCTGATGTCGAGCATCCACGCCATGCACGGAGAATGGGAGGACGCCGGgaaggtgaggaggaggatggacgAAACCGGCGTGAAGAAGGATGCCGGCTGCAGCTGGATTGAGATCAAGAACGAGGTGCATTCCTTTGCTGCAAGAGACATGTCTCACCCTGACTCTGCGTCCATATACCAGATGCTGGGTGAGCTTGTTTCTGTGATGCTGATGCAAAATTCAGCCCACGAAAATTTTGACGAACTCGAATCGTTCGATGTGCATATGCCGATTTAG
- the LOC102709448 gene encoding poly(ADP-ribose) glycohydrolase 1-like yields MEARGDLCSMLPYLPVVLRGGALFWPPQAQEALKALALGPDVSRVSSGDVLADALTDLRLALSLDPLPRRAAEGLALFFDDLLSRAQARDWFDHVLPSLARLLLRLPALFEDHYRSAGDQARGLRILGSQDAGLVLLSQELAAALLACALFCLFPTADRTEARLPVINFDSLFAALCYNSRQNQEQKVRCIVHYFDRVTASTPTGSVSFERKVLPRRPLSDGIAYPDMDAWTKSGVPLCTFRVFSSGFIEDEEQEALEVDFANRYLGGGALSRGCVQEEIRFMINPELIVGMLFMASMEDNEAIEIVGSERFSQYMGYGSSFRFTGDYLDNKPIDTMGRRKTRIVAIDALDCPTKLQFESSGLLREVNKAFCGFLDQSNHQFYVRLFQDLVTKDNCPSVFPDECIGVSTGNWGCGAFGGDPEIKSMIQWIAASQARRSFVNYYTFESESLKRLEEVTQWILRHKWTVGELWHMLVEYSSQRLRGETSEGFLGWLLPKDIPNGDVDYMCE; encoded by the exons ATGGAGGCGCGCGGCGACCTGTGCTCGATGCTGCCCTACCTCCCCGTCGtgctccgcggcggcgcgctctTCTGGCCGCCGCAGGCGCAGGAGGCGCTCAAGGCGCTCGCGCTCGGGCCCGACGTCAGCCGCGTCTCCTCCGGCgacgtcctcgccgacgccctcACCGACCTCCGCCTCGCGCTCAGCCTCGAcccgctcccgcgccgcgccgccgaaggGCTCGCGCTCTTCTTCGACGACCTCCTCTcgcgggcgcaggcgcgggACTGGTTCGACCAcgtcctcccctccctcgcccgcctcctcctccgcctccccgcgctgTTCGAGGACCACTACCGCAGTGCCGGCGACCAGGCTCGCGGGCTCCGCATCCTGGGGTCGCAGGATGCCGGTCTCGTGCTCCTCAGCcaggagctcgccgccgcgctgctcgccTGCGCGCTCTTCTGCCTGTTCCCCACGGCCGATAGGACCGAGGCGCGCCTCCCGGTGATCAATTTCGATAGCCTGTTCGC GGCTCTGTGTTATAATTCGAGGCAAAACCAGGAGCAGAAAGTGAGGTGCATTGTTCACTATTTCGACAGGGTCACTGCTTCTACACCTACTGGTTCTGTATCATTTGAGCGCAAGGTTCTTCCTCGCCGTCCTTTATCCGATGGCATTGCATACCCTGACATGGATGCTTGGACGAAATCTGGTGTTCCCCTCTGCACATTCCGG GTATTTTCCTCTGGTTTTATAGAAGATGAGGAACAAGAGGCccttgaagttgattttgcaAATAGATATTTGGGAGGAGGTGCACTTTCCAGAGGCTGTGTGCag GAAGAAATCCGGTTCATGATAAACCCAGAACTGATCGTGGGTATGCTCTTCATGGCTTCAATGGAAGATAATGAGGCTATAGAAATTGTTGGTTCAGAAAGGTTCTCACAGTATATGGG GTATGGTTCCTCATTCCGTTTTACTggtgactatttagataacaaaCCCATTGATACAATGGGTAGACGGAAAACTAGGATAGTGGCAATTGATGCTTTGGACTGTCCCACAAAGTTACAGTTTGAATCTAGTGGTCTTCTAAG GGAAGTGAACAAGGCTTTTTGTGGGTTTTTGGATCAATCAAACCATCAGTTCTATGTGAGGCTTTTCCAG GATTTAGTTACAAAGGATAACTGCCCAAGTGTCTTTCCTGATGAGTGCATAGGAGTTTCAACTGGAAACTGGGGTTGTGGGGCTTTTGGTGGGGACCCTGAAATCAAGAGCATGATTCAATGGATTGCTGCATCACAG GCCCGCCGATCTTTTGTTAACTACTACACTTTTGAGTCAGAATCTCTGAAAAGATTAGAAGAG GTGACCCAGTGGATATTGCGTCATAAGTGGACAGTTGGTGAGCTGTGGCACATGCTTGTGGAGTATTCATCCCAGAGGCTAAGAGGAGAAACTAGTGAGGGTTTTCTTGGTTGGCTACTTCCCAAGGACATCCCCAACGGTGATGTAGATTACATGTGCGAATAG